From a region of the Salarias fasciatus chromosome 6, fSalaFa1.1, whole genome shotgun sequence genome:
- the LOC115390868 gene encoding tektin-4-like codes for MSSDVLVSRPHRDSRAAAHGVPGRSAAEPSGDAQPSSGSATAGFRSAKYTPGEWFSNYHTILQQAGSDRLQARSVQRESRALKQDAEAAALSRQAAGTRLLGERLQEIHGWSSELQRHVERLQADTEALQALRGRLDRALDATETPYAIATDNLSCRARRLGPDLVRDSVEEELLKEVDLIRSVQALLRRTTAQVTSQIKMNREAKQMLEMDWSDKQEAYGFDDRSGRHSNTSPDTKLHPSSAKLQEHVCNPSSWTQFTQDNLSKAMQEEQATYSLRLLVERLLQDTTEDLRAQCCSVDRAFSQRCVELCEAKTQLENKHAEILEQIGAQEKNMVLLQQAIDSKEAPLRVAQSRLYLRSLRPNMELCRDEPQLSLEGEVKQIDASLASLQQQLSEARSSLSHLEESRMALEKDINCKTHSLFIEREKCIPHRQRYPTVSVLSGY; via the exons ATGAGCTCTGATGTTCTGGTGTCCAGGccgcaccgtgacagccgagccGCGGCTCACGGAGTCCCGGGGAGAAGCGCTGCGGAGCCGTCCGGGGACGCGCAGCCCTCCTCGGGCTCGGCCACGGCGGGGTTCCGCTCGGCAAAGTACACCCCGGGAGAATGGTTCTCCAACTACCACACCATCCTCCAGCAGGCCGGCTCCGACCGCCTGCAGGCCCGCAGCGTGCAGCGGGAGTCCCGGGCTCTGAAGCAGGACGCGGAGGCGGCCGCCCTGAGCCGCCAGGCCGCGGGGACGCGCCTGCTGggggagcggctgcaggagATCCACGGCTGGAGCTCCGAGCTGCAGCGGCACGTCGAGCGGCTGCAGGCCGACACAGAGGCGCTGCAGGCGCTGCGGGGCAGGCTGGACCGGGCGCTGGACGCCACCGAGACGCCGTACGCCATCGCCACCGACAACCTGAGCTGCAGGGCCCGCAGACTGGGACCAGACCTGGTCAGAGACtccgtggaggaggagctgctgaag GAGGTGGACTTGATCAGGAGTGTCCAGGCTCTTCTGAGGAGAACCACGGCTCAGGTCACCAGTCAGATCAA GATGAACCGAGAGGCCAAGCAGATGTTGGAAATGGACTGGTCTGATAAGCAGGAGGCTTATGGCTTTGATGACCGCAGTGGAAGACACAGCAACACCAGTCCAGACACCAAACTCCACCCCAGCTCAGCCAAGCTGCAGGAGCA tgtgtgtaacCCCTCATCGTGGACACAGTTTACTCAGGACAACTTGTCCAAGGCGATGCAGGAGGAACAGGCCACTTACAGTCTCAG actgttggtGGAGCGACTGCTGCAGGATACCACTGAGGACCTGAGAGCTCAGTGCTGCAGCGTGGATCGGGCCTTCAGCCAGCGCtgtgtggagctctgtgagGCCAAGACGCAGCTGGAGAACAAGCATGCTGAG ATCTTAGAGCAAATCGGGGCTCAGGAGAAGAACATGGTGCTCCTGCAGCAGGCCATTGACAGCAAAGAGGCTCCTCTGAGAGTGGCGCAGTCCAGACTTTACCTCCGATCCCTCAGACCCAAcatggagctctgcagggacgAACCACAGCTCAG TTTGGAAGGTGAGGTGAAGCAGATCGACGCCTCTCTggcgtctctgcagcagcagctgagtgaAGCCAGAAGCTCCCTGTCTCACCTGGAAGAGTCGCGCATGGCGCTGGAAAAGGACATAAACTGTAAAACCCACTCACTGTTCATCGAGAGAGAGAAATGCATCCCTCATCGTCAGCGATACCCAACCGTCTCAGTACTCTCAGGATACTGA